The window CGGATGTCGCATTAACCTGCACGAAGCGCGCGTGGGGCCATATAGAGTCATCGGCGAGCTGGATTCGTACAGACCTGCTTATAATTTGCCGAGAGAAGGGCGCGCGTGCTCTGAACGTTGCCTAACATGGACCAACAGCCTCTTGATAACGACATCATGTCGTTTCCGGATCCCTCTGAATTCGACTATGCCTCCTTTCTGCAAGCCGACGACATGGGCTTCATGGATACTATGCAAGGCCAGTCGACGGGTTCGCTATCCGGGTCGTCAGGAGGAATGCACACGCCCCCTTATCCCGGCTCTAGGAGCCTGTCCAGCAGCAGTAACAATAACTACAATGCCTTGGATATGAGCCTCCGTCGACTGCCGGCGCAGCAAAGGCAGCGGCTAGAGCGAAGAGGCCATACCAAGAGCCGTCGGGGATGCTACAACTGCAAGAGGCGGCGTATCAAGGTAAAGGCGCACAAAGCATTGGTTTCGATTGGCGGAAATCAATATGCTGATTATACCTTTAGTGTCAAGAGACACACCCGGCCTGCGGTCACTGTCTTAAGACGGGTCTGAAATGCGAGTACCCTGCTTCGCCCCAGATCACCCACCAGGTATGTCTCGGCGAGGAAGCCATCACGTCACACAGCCAACATATACATCTGAGACCTGGCTGACACTACAAACAGCCTCACAATCAGATACCTTTATTCAGTTTGCAGGACATGCGATGCTTCCAGTACTTTTTGACACAGTGCTACCCACACCATCCTCTGAAGCAGGAAGAGATCTGGACTCATGAGATTCCAAGCATAGCACATAACGTACGTTTGAGGCTCCCATGTGGCACCGCATCTGCCGGCTTGCGGGTATGCCATGCTGTACTGATTGAAAATGCTAACGCGCGCTTGATAGCACGAGTTTCTTATGCATGCCATCCTGGGGTATGCCGCCTCAGAACTGATGCATGCGGATAGTAACCTTGCGCCGGTGGCCATGGGGCACCgcatcaaagccatcaaGGCGATCAAGAAGCGATTAACAGAGACGTCAAAGATGGACACGACTTACGAAGAGGCCAACGCCCTAGTAGCTACCTGCTTCGCACTGACTTTCCAGTCCGTCAGCCTCGAGGACGGCTTGGCCGAGTACATGACGTTCATTCGCGGCATTGTCATTGTGGGGATGCAAATGATGTTTAAGAGCATCAAGCCTCTTTTCAGCAATCTTTTTGAGTCCAACAACGATGATGTCCTTGCGCCACTTATGGAAGGACTGCCATTGATCCAGAAGGGATGGGCGGAGACGGCTATTGAATCCATTACGAATTTGGGCCCGCTGTGTACGCACCAGGTTGAAATCGAATATCATGAAAAGCTGATGACCATTGCGTCCCATCTCCTCACCAACTCATTCGAAGGTAGGCTGGTTGTGATATCTGGTACAGGCACTGTGCTAATGTGGATTGTTATAGCGTACAAGGCCAATTCGAGGCAATACGCATGGTGGATGCTGTTGCCGCATGCCTCTTTCCAAGAACTTATCAATTCCAAGAATCAAGTCATCATATTGTTGCACACCCATTGGATAGCGTTGTCTCAAATCATGGCTTTCATCAATGAGCAAGAGTATGAGGTGCGAGAGAAGCACCCTGCTCAACAAGAGAGTAGCCGTATCGACCCAGGATTCATTCGCTGGCTCAAGTATCTGAACGCGCGTGTCAACCAAGGACATCAGATGTTCAACCAATGGCCGAGGTGGGTAGATGAGCAGCTCGACATTGACATAACGTTTTTCGGAAAGCGTCGGTAGAGAGGCAACGTTTGGATTCGAGCAAGTTGGCAGGCATATTGGCGTCGTTTGTTTGCGGCGTATTTACTCGGCATATATAATGACTGATACGAAATCGATGGGGGGTCGAGATGTGATTCAAGCCGATCAGATGGCGATGGTTAATGTACGAAGCTTTGAAGTTGGTCTTTCGGTATCTGTAACCTTGATTTTAGTCTCTGTATAGATGGTAATCGAAGCGGCGTGTGATTGTTTCTGTTAGCGATGCCCATTATCGCGAGTTGCGACTATAAAAGCTAGGTTGTAACACAAACCAGCATAGTTGGCGGAGTTTCGGGGTTATATACGAGCCCGGTGTTATCCGATATGCCCGTGAAGGTGAGGAGTCCATGGAAAGTGAGGAGTCCGTGGAAACTGAGGAGACTGTGTAAGCCGAGGAGTCTGGGGTGATTGCTACGGTTGGGTATATATTCCCTATATTCCAATAACCCTTTATGTCACTTACTACTCCTTGAATCTATAGCAACACCAGAACTTCCATAACCTTTTGCTGAATCGTTTATCATCAACTTCTTATATTACCCCAAAACATGTCTCGGTATGCAATATAGCTCTAGTAGCTAGTTTTTTCTCATTATATACACTATTCGATGATTCCTTAGACTGATAGGCTTTGGTATAGACCAGAGGAAGAATTCATTCGTCTCACAAAAGTTGAAGGACTAGTTTCTGAGACAGAAGCCGAACAAGTCTTTAACCAACTAAAACCCATCGCGCCCTCATTCCTCATCGGAAAGTGGAAAGGCGGCGACCTCAACACAGGGCACATCGGGCACCAAAAACTCAGTGATATGCGTTGGGCTGGGAAAGACTTTCGGTCTGAGAATGACGGTGACCCAATCATGGTTCTCGATGAGGAAGGAAACCGAGTTTGGAATAAAGACTGGGGCCACTGCTCGGTTAGTTATACTTTTCCAATTATTTCACTGTTATTTTGTTACTGATGTTGAGTTGTGGCAAGCTTCGTGAAATGGTTTTTCGTGGCGTGACTTCAACTGCTATGATCTATGATGAGAAGCCAATTTTTGACCATTTCCGGTATATTAATGAGAATGTCGTTGCCGGTGCTATGGATTGCCCTAAGGTATTTGGGTCTGAGTCTACCTATTACTTCTATCTTACTCGCCTTGAATAGCTTCAGggaaattataaatttaataagAGTCTTACAATTTTCACCGTATAATATTCTTATTTCGCCGAAGAGTCCGTGCCTATACTAGAGCTAATGCGTACACACCACCATTCCCACGAGACACACCCGATTACAATGCAACGCCCTGGCACATCACGTATTCTGCAACACCAAACAGAACTATGATGTAGATCGTGATTATTTTTTTATCACAGTTGACGAGGAGCTCCCAGTCAGGGGTAAATTCGCAAGTTACCAGAACTGGAAGAGGATAGTTGTGAAGATTTGCAACAGCCGTTCCTATGGCACAGTCCGACACCGCACACGGGGtgaaagacaaagaatgGGGCAGGGAGATATCCCCGAAATGCCGAGCGGCAATACATCTGGTCTTGCAGGTTGCATACAAGTAATACGCGTTACACGTGGACGTGCCTTGCGATAAGAGCGGTCGACCTTCATGCCGATTGCCAAAGGCATATCCCCTACCTCTCGGGTCGAGAGTGAATCTTACGAGGAATACGGCAGTTGACCTGGCGAGTAATATTCAAAAGTTGCTTGATGCTAAGCCTCGATAGTATTGACCCTGTCAGCAAAGCCGCTAGCTCTCCTCTTACCCACCGAGAATTCCAGGTCGATTCTCCCTTTCCAATTGAAGTCTGATACCATCAACTCTCAGCAAGCTTCTCGAAGCCCCCTCGCACAGCCACTCCAGGCTTCCCACGAGGCACGAGAACAACGAGACATTGCAGAAGGTGCGATTATGCTTTCGGCAGGCTCCACAGAAGGATCTCACTAACGGCATCGCGCTAGTTGATATCCTCCTTGCGAAAAGTGATTGGTCCGCGTTCATCGTATTCCACGTATTTGGCTCGagtggagaagagagggcCCCGCTTTGGGGTCTAGTCTAGCTAACATGCAGGCAGAGAAAGCGCGCTGGTGGCCGTAACAGGACAGGAGCTGAGACTTGACGTAGGGAAAGAGTGATGGGATGGGGGTTGATGCGGTGGCTGTGAGGGAGCGTATTGGTCGGATTAGGCGGTTTGGTTTGATGTTGGGTGATTTAGGGCTtcagatgatgagaagccAAGGCGATGCTGTTTGATGTACTATTATACCTGGTAGTGCCCATGAGAGAGTATAAGTAGTGACGTTGAGTTGCACATGCCATGGGAGGGAACCAAGTTTGAAGCCGAGAATTAATATACAAGACTTACACTTGAAACAACAAGACCACATTGCTCTAATACTTGACACTTTCACAATCAACTTGCGCCTTCAATCAATACACAgtcatcgtcaccaccaGCATACACAATGGCTGCTACCGCCACTCAAACTGAGGTACTCTTCTTCAACCGAAAGCATTCACGAACTTCAACTGGAGCGTCCTCTCTTCCGCCAGCCTACGACTCCGGCAGCTACGAACTCAGGCCCCTATCCACCACATCCTCACGCTCCAGTaattctcctcctcaataCGATACCCTCGATGCCGGTAgctcgtcctcatcatcccaACCAGCATTCCACTGCACCAAGGCCTTCCAGATCGAAACGCGCGGCCAACCTCTCATTGCTCTACCCATCCCTCCTCGGCCGGTTCCCATTCCCGTATACAACGTAGATCTCTCTTCAGATACCGTTACAGATCTCGCCTACGAGTCACTTCGTCCACTTCGAAACTCTGGCAACTGTAGCCTTGTCCGAGCCGGTGACTCGGAGGAGAATCCCGTCTGTCGGACCACATATCGATGGGGGCCTGGTCGGCCCCCCAGGATGGAGCTTGCTGGAGACGtggctcttgatgaagagcttgaagtcGTGAGCAAGGGACTTACTACGAGATCGCAAGTGTTCCGCACGCACCTTGGTACGTTTCAATGGCGCTATGCCGGACGCAAGGAGAGgaaagctgctggagcgaATAATTTGATGGTGCTCGATCGGATCATCATGGTGGCTCTTGAGGGcggaggccaagaagagaggaggacTCCCGTGGCGAAATTCCTGAGGAATGAAATTGTGAGGACACATGGAACGAAGGCGTCGACGGCTGGGAACGGGGGAaggctgatgatgaatttgacTGAATGGGAGAGGACCAAGGGGGAAgcggagcagctggaggtgTTGGTGATTGCTAGCtgcttgttgatgctgaagaaggaggttgaTAGGAGGAGGATGCAGCAGGCTATTGCTACGACATCGCCGTGCTATTTTGCCGCGGCGGCTATTCACTGAGGGAAtggattgatgatgaagggatTATATGAGAGATTGAACGATACCCGTTGACTAACattactttttcttttgtgtttAATAGAACGACGCATACCTTATTAGTCTATATATTTATGCAGCTGTACAGTGGACTCGTCCCTCCTTGAGCATGTTATGGCTAAGCGACTATGAGATTTCATAGCTAATAAAAGCAATTTGATCTAAATCGCCGTCTTTTTCCCTCTACCCAGCTCCAATATCTCCCCACTTGGCCGTCTTTCATCCGACGTTGTTATCCTTTTGAGatccttctttttgcaaTTCGCATAATACGATACGCAACAGCCATCCTTTTCACCAATAAAGGGGTCGTCCCTACATGACTTTCCCCACAGCTCCACGATGAGCACCCATATCGACAATCCCAGTGTGACAGATATCAGATCAAGAGATCGAAGCGAATGtgccaaaggcaaaaagaacATGACAATGCAGACAGCGGCGCGATTTGCGAGCCTAATGTTTTTGTGCAGCCGAAGCGTGGGAGGGTTCATGTGCTCATGGGAAAAGGAGATGGCTCCCatggaaagaagagcaaTGGCGAGGCCGTCGCAGTAAAAGAAACGGACGCCTGCATTGAAGTGATCTTCAGCGCTATCCCGGTAAGGCTCTGCTAGTTGTTCCGGGTTGGTGTCTGGCACGTCCGTCGCCAAGACAAGTCTGGATAGAGCTGACGTTGCGACGATGTAGCCCATTACGAACAGTAAATGGGCAAATTCCCAAATTCCCGCTGTAGCGTTGTTAGCAGTGTGTTtactggaagaagagtatGCGCAAAACTTTACCTGTAATCCGAGAACGTCGAATGGCATGCAGATTCAAATTGCTGGCATCGATGTCAAAGTAAATCCAGTTAAACGTAAAAGCTTGCATCAAGCCTAGTATGGCCTTCCCTAGAAATGCATTGATGTTATAGCCACCTTGGCTCTGGAAGAGAATCGCAACCACCGAATAACCGAGAACTAGGGATACGAATGCATTCATTCTTTCCACTCGATGCTCGATGCTGATCGCGGGATAAAACTCAAACATGCCGCCGAGACGCTTCTTCCATTTGCCCTCGGGGGCTATCCTTTGGCCATACACGAATAgaccgaggaagaagacgtgTCCGTACATGTCGAGGAACAGTGCCGGAAAGATGAATCCCAGGCGGCCGGGCATGTCGACGTGAATACTGGCGATCCACAGAGCCGTTGGGATAATAGTGCCGATGATTTGGCAAATCATAACGCCCTTGATCATGGGTAAGATATAGGCGGTTATGCCATAGAATATCGCGGTAAAAACTCGTGCGGCGAGGTAGAAAGACACGAGTTGTACATATGTGTTCTGTGCTGGATCTTCGACAAAGATGTGTGTCATGTTTGTAGTAAATCTATCATCAATTGTTAGCTTTGAAGTCTTGCATCCAATTGCCGCTGGGTTAGGCCGGTTTACCCAATGAGAGTTGAGATGCAGAACAAAATCTCCAACCTGGTGACAACGTCGTCTGACTCAAACCAGCTGAGTGTAAGAGTAATGCTTGTCCATATTCTCCATGTCATTACAAATGTGATGACGAAACGGAGTAGCTCGTACCCGgtcgcttcttctgccatgTGCTCGCCATTGGAATGAATGATGCCAACTGTTTGGTTGTTATTATCTCTGGCCAAATTTACTCGCCCGGTATAACAAGCGTCAACATACCATACACAAGATCCAAAAAGAGCTCAATGGCCATGATTTCCGTCGGCTCGGACATTCGCCATAATAAACCTTGATGGAACCATTGCCTAATCACAGGCCGCTTAAATAGCTTGGTCGTCTCACCGTGACGGTCGCCCTCTTCACGCTGTCCACGGGATTTCTCCGAGATGGAAGTGTGCGAAGAAGCAGTAGGC of the Trichoderma breve strain T069 chromosome 4, whole genome shotgun sequence genome contains:
- a CDS encoding GXWXG protein domain-containing protein; translated protein: MDQQPLDNDIMSFPDPSEFDYASFLQADDMGFMDTMQGQSTGSLSGSSGGMHTPPYPGSRSLSSSSNNNYNALDMSLRRLPAQQRQRLERRGHTKSRRGCYNCKRRRIKCQETHPACGHCLKTGLKCEYPASPQITHQPHNQIPLFSLQDMRCFQYFLTQCYPHHPLKQEEIWTHEIPSIAHNHEFLMHAILGYAASELMHADSNLAPVAMGHRIKAIKAIKKRLTETSKMDTTYEEANALVATCFALTFQSVSLEDGLAEYMTFIRGIVIVGMQMMFKSIKPLFSNLFESNNDDVLAPLMEGLPLIQKGWAETAIESITNLGPLCTHQVEIEYHEKLMTIASHLLTNSFEAYKANSRQYAWWMLLPHASFQELINSKNQVIILLHTHWIALSQIMAFINEQEYEVREKHPAQQESSRIDPGFIRWLKYLNARVNQGHQMFNQWPRWVDEQLDIDITFFGKRRWRSFGVIYEPGVIRYAREGEESMESEESVETEETVPEEEFIRLTKVEGLVSETEAEQVFNQLKPIAPSFLIGKWKGGDLNTGHIGHQKLSDMRWAGKDFRSENDGDPIMVLDEEGNRVWNKDWGHCSLREMVFRGVTSTAMIYDEKPIFDHFRYINENVVAGAMDCPKVFGSESTYYFYLTRLE
- a CDS encoding bacterial low temperature requirement A protein (LtrA) domain-containing protein; its protein translation is MSSALQGRRRKPQELLLPNGRKIIVALPEDLEDIRRKYQGDNDTQVEVVIHGSMEHSQYLRQSRDHHEERRQLLREQHGPAFEEWEDVQNQLSSVTAELERVENQASGLYGNFNKFGYDAAVRTYNDEDPPTASSHTSISEKSRGQREEGDRHGETTKLFKRPVIRQWFHQGLLWRMSEPTEIMAIELFLDLVYVGIIHSNGEHMAEEATGWFESDDVVTRLEILFCISTLIGFTTNMTHIFVEDPAQNTYVQLVSFYLAARVFTAIFYGITAYILPMIKGVMICQIIGTIIPTALWIASIHVDMPGRLGFIFPALFLDMYGHVFFLGLFVYGQRIAPEGKWKKRLGGMFEFYPAISIEHRVERMNAFVSLVLGYSVVAILFQSQGGYNINAFLGKAILGLMQAFTFNWIYFDIDASNLNLHAIRRSRITAGIWEFAHLLFVMGYIVATSALSRLVLATDVPDTNPEQLAEPYRDSAEDHFNAGVRFFYCDGLAIALLSMGAISFSHEHMNPPTLRLHKNIRLANRAAVCIVMFFLPLAHSLRSLDLISVTLGLSIWVLIVELWGKSCRDDPFIGEKDGCCVSYYANCKKKDLKRITTSDERRPSGEILELGRGKKTAI